From Novosphingobium decolorationis, one genomic window encodes:
- the trbE gene encoding conjugal transfer protein TrbE — translation MMNLAEYRRTSTRLADFLPWVALVAPGVVLNKDGSFQRTARFRGPDLDSAVQAELVAVAGRLNSAFRRLGSGWAIFVEAQRHAVDAYPASRFPDLASAMVDAERKADFEEDAVHYESSYFLTFTFLPPAEDAARAESWLYEGKAERGVDAWEALRGFVDRTDRILQLVEAFMPECGWLDDVETLTYLHSTVSTRRYRVRVPETPMYLDALVADQPLTGGLEPRLADAHLRILTIVGFPTATTPGILDDLNRLAFPYRWSTRAILLDKTDATKLLTKIRRQWFSKRKSIAAILKEVMTSEASALVDTDAANKAADADLALQELGADYAGQAYVTATIAVWDNDPRVAAEKLRLVEKVIQGRDFTAMPETINAADAWLGSLPGHVYANVRQPPISTLNLAHMIPLSAVWAGPERDEHFGAPPLLYGKTEGSTPFRFSIHVGDVGHTLVVGPTGAGKSVLLALMALQFRRYAGAQVFAFDFGGSIRAAAIAMGGDWHDLGGGLTEGSADSVALQPLARIDEAAERAWAADWIVAILMRESIQVTPEVKELIWTALSSLASAPIGERTLTGLAVLLQSNDLKQALRPYCVGGPYGRLLDAESEHLGVATVQAFETEGLIGTAAAPAVLSYLFHRIEDRLNGEPTLIIVDEGWLALDDEGFAGQLREWLKTLRKKNASVVFATQSLSDIDGSAIAPAIIESCQTRLLLPNERAIEPQITAIYRRFGLNDRQIEILARAMPKRDYYCQSRRGNRLFELGLADVALALCAASSKTDQAAIDRIFTEHGREGFLAAWLRHRGVGWAADLIPNLTNLERPS, via the coding sequence ATGATGAACCTCGCCGAATATCGCCGCACGTCGACCCGCCTTGCGGATTTCCTCCCATGGGTGGCGCTCGTCGCACCCGGCGTCGTCCTCAACAAAGACGGCAGCTTCCAGCGCACCGCGCGCTTCCGCGGACCCGATCTCGATTCCGCCGTGCAGGCCGAGCTGGTCGCCGTCGCGGGGCGCCTCAACAGCGCCTTCCGCCGCCTCGGCAGCGGCTGGGCGATCTTCGTCGAAGCGCAACGCCATGCCGTCGACGCCTATCCGGCGAGCCGGTTCCCCGATCTGGCCTCAGCGATGGTCGATGCCGAGCGAAAGGCCGACTTCGAAGAGGACGCCGTCCATTACGAGTCGAGCTATTTCCTGACCTTCACCTTCCTTCCGCCAGCCGAGGATGCCGCGCGCGCCGAGAGCTGGCTTTACGAGGGCAAGGCCGAGCGCGGCGTCGATGCCTGGGAGGCGCTGCGCGGCTTCGTCGATCGCACCGATCGCATCCTGCAGCTCGTCGAGGCCTTCATGCCGGAATGCGGGTGGCTCGATGATGTTGAGACGCTCACCTATCTGCACTCGACGGTCTCGACGAGGCGCTATCGCGTGCGCGTTCCCGAGACGCCGATGTATCTCGACGCGTTGGTGGCCGATCAGCCGCTCACCGGCGGACTGGAGCCGCGCCTTGCCGACGCGCATCTGCGCATCCTGACCATCGTCGGTTTTCCGACCGCGACGACGCCCGGCATCCTCGACGATCTGAACCGCCTAGCCTTTCCGTATCGCTGGTCGACGCGGGCGATCCTGCTCGACAAGACCGACGCGACGAAACTGCTGACGAAGATCCGACGGCAGTGGTTCTCCAAGCGCAAGTCGATCGCCGCGATCCTCAAGGAGGTGATGACCAGCGAGGCGAGCGCCCTGGTCGACACCGACGCCGCCAACAAGGCCGCCGACGCCGACCTCGCGCTGCAGGAACTCGGCGCCGACTATGCCGGACAGGCCTATGTCACCGCCACGATCGCGGTTTGGGATAATGATCCCCGCGTCGCGGCCGAGAAGCTCCGTCTCGTCGAGAAGGTGATCCAGGGCCGCGACTTCACCGCGATGCCCGAAACGATCAACGCCGCCGACGCGTGGCTCGGGTCGCTGCCCGGCCACGTCTACGCCAATGTCCGTCAGCCGCCGATCTCGACGCTCAATCTCGCCCACATGATACCCCTAAGCGCCGTGTGGGCGGGGCCGGAACGGGATGAGCACTTTGGAGCGCCCCCCTTGCTGTACGGCAAGACCGAAGGGTCCACCCCGTTCCGGTTCTCCATTCACGTCGGCGACGTCGGTCACACGCTGGTGGTCGGTCCGACCGGCGCGGGCAAGTCGGTGCTGCTCGCGTTGATGGCGCTGCAGTTCCGCCGCTACGCGGGAGCGCAGGTCTTCGCCTTCGACTTTGGCGGCTCGATCCGCGCCGCCGCGATCGCTATGGGCGGCGACTGGCACGATCTCGGCGGGGGCCTGACCGAAGGCTCGGCCGACAGCGTCGCGCTACAGCCACTCGCCCGAATCGACGAAGCCGCCGAGCGCGCCTGGGCCGCCGACTGGATCGTCGCCATCCTGATGCGCGAAAGCATTCAGGTCACGCCCGAGGTCAAGGAGCTGATCTGGACGGCGCTGTCGTCGCTGGCGAGCGCCCCGATCGGCGAGCGCACCCTGACGGGCCTCGCGGTGCTGCTGCAATCGAACGACCTGAAGCAGGCGCTGCGGCCGTACTGCGTCGGCGGGCCCTATGGCCGGTTGCTCGATGCCGAGAGCGAGCATCTCGGCGTCGCAACCGTCCAGGCTTTCGAAACAGAGGGCTTGATCGGGACGGCCGCGGCTCCGGCGGTGCTCTCCTATCTCTTCCATCGCATCGAGGACCGGCTGAATGGCGAACCGACCCTGATCATCGTCGACGAAGGCTGGCTTGCCCTCGACGACGAAGGCTTCGCCGGCCAGCTCCGCGAGTGGCTGAAGACGCTGCGCAAGAAGAACGCCAGCGTCGTCTTCGCTACCCAGTCGCTGTCCGACATCGACGGATCGGCGATCGCGCCCGCCATCATCGAGAGCTGCCAGACCCGGCTGCTGCTGCCGAACGAACGGGCGATCGAGCCGCAGATCACCGCGATCTACCGCCGCTTCGGCCTGAACGATCGGCAGATCGAGATCTTGGCCAGGGCCATGCCCAAGCGGGACTATTACTGCCAAAGCCGCCGCGGCAACCGGCTGTTCGAGCTGGGCCTTGCCGACGTCGCGCTCGCGCTCTGCGCGGCGTCGTCCAAAACCGACCAGGCCGCGATCGACCGGATCTTCACCGAGCACGGACGCGAGGGCTTCCTCGCGGCGTGGCTGCGCCATCGCGGCGTCGGGTGGGCGGCCGACCTCATTCCCAACCTCACCAACCTGGAGAGACCATCATGA
- a CDS encoding VirB3 family type IV secretion system protein: MAGLIESGGDVPGYTVPVHRALTEHILLGGAPRAIAILNGTLAAALGLGLRLWLVGLGLWAIGHFAAVWAAKRDPQFVDVGRRHLRIPGHLNV, encoded by the coding sequence ATGGCGGGCCTGATCGAGAGCGGCGGCGACGTGCCGGGCTACACCGTCCCGGTCCATCGGGCACTGACCGAGCACATCCTGCTCGGCGGCGCACCTCGCGCCATCGCCATCCTCAACGGCACGCTCGCCGCCGCTCTCGGTCTCGGTCTTCGCCTCTGGCTGGTCGGCCTCGGTCTCTGGGCGATCGGCCATTTCGCCGCCGTCTGGGCGGCCAAGCGCGACCCGCAATTCGTCGACGTCGGCCGCCGGCACCTCCGCATCCCCGGTCACCTGAACGTCTGA
- a CDS encoding TrbC/VirB2 family protein — protein sequence MNRRALHFRRHVATAAYVLLASVLLAPAAHASGSSMPWEAPLQSILESIEGPVAKIIAVIIIIVTGLTLAFGDTSGGFRRLIQIVFGLSIAFAASSFFLSFFSFGGGALV from the coding sequence ATGAACCGCCGTGCCCTGCATTTCCGTCGCCATGTGGCGACAGCCGCATACGTCCTCCTGGCCAGTGTCCTGCTGGCCCCGGCCGCCCACGCTTCCGGCTCCTCGATGCCGTGGGAAGCGCCGCTGCAATCGATCCTCGAATCCATCGAGGGGCCGGTCGCCAAGATCATCGCGGTGATCATCATCATCGTCACTGGCCTGACGCTCGCGTTCGGCGACACCTCGGGCGGCTTCCGCCGCCTGATCCAGATCGTCTTCGGCCTGTCGATCGCCTTCGCCGCGTCGAGCTTCTTCCTGTCCTTCTTCTCGTTCGGCGGCGGGGCGCTCGTCTGA
- the trbB gene encoding P-type conjugative transfer ATPase TrbB, translating into MLRTALGPAIADFLGDASVVEVMLNPDGRLWIDRLSEGLSDTGERLSAADGERIVRLVAHHVGAEVHAGNPRVSAELPETGERFEGLLPPVVAAPAFAIRKPAVAVFTLQDYVAAGTMTAEQAEILRQAVADRRNILVAGGTSTGKTTLTNALLAEVSKTSDRVVLIEDTRELQCSAPNLVAMRTKDGVATLSDLVRSSLRLRPDRIPIGEVRGAEALDLIKAWGTGHPGGIGTIHAGTALGALRRLEQLIQEAVITVPRALIAETIDLVAVLSGRGSTRRLAELGRLEGLSPDGDYHVRPATQPPEGEPA; encoded by the coding sequence ATGCTGCGGACCGCACTCGGCCCCGCCATCGCCGATTTCCTTGGAGACGCCAGCGTTGTCGAGGTGATGCTCAACCCCGACGGCCGTCTCTGGATCGACCGGCTCTCGGAAGGTTTGTCGGACACGGGCGAGCGACTCTCGGCGGCCGACGGCGAGCGCATCGTGCGCCTGGTCGCCCACCATGTCGGGGCCGAGGTCCATGCCGGCAATCCCCGCGTCTCGGCCGAGCTGCCGGAAACGGGGGAGCGGTTCGAGGGGCTTCTGCCCCCGGTCGTGGCGGCGCCGGCCTTCGCGATCCGCAAGCCCGCCGTCGCCGTCTTCACGCTGCAGGACTATGTCGCCGCCGGCACCATGACCGCCGAGCAGGCCGAGATCCTGCGCCAGGCCGTCGCCGATCGCCGCAACATCCTCGTGGCCGGCGGCACCTCGACCGGCAAGACGACTCTCACCAACGCGCTGCTTGCCGAGGTGTCGAAGACCTCCGACCGCGTGGTGCTAATCGAAGACACCCGCGAGTTGCAATGTTCCGCGCCGAACCTCGTCGCCATGCGCACGAAGGACGGCGTCGCCACGCTTTCCGATCTGGTCCGCTCCTCGCTGCGCCTGCGGCCCGACCGCATCCCGATCGGCGAGGTGCGCGGCGCCGAGGCGCTCGACCTGATCAAGGCCTGGGGCACCGGCCACCCCGGAGGGATCGGCACCATCCATGCCGGCACTGCGCTCGGCGCGCTCCGCCGCCTCGAGCAGCTCATCCAGGAAGCCGTCATCACTGTCCCGCGCGCGCTGATCGCGGAGACGATTGATCTTGTCGCGGTCCTCTCAGGCCGCGGCTCGACCCGGCGCCTGGCCGAACTCGGTCGCCTCGAAGGGCTCAGCCCCGACGGCGACTACCACGTCCGCCCCGCAACCCAGCCCCCCGAAGGAGAACCCGCATGA
- a CDS encoding ribbon-helix-helix protein, CopG family — MANPSKKQRLSVYLEPEVMKALAAYAARRDQSRSLIAEAAIASFLSPDAAERHEAATTKRLDQLDRRMTRMERDVGISIEMLAVFVRFWLTTNPPLPEPAQAAARAQAGERYDAFVAALGRRLAKGPKLRQEISEDIDPARDAQ; from the coding sequence ATGGCCAATCCATCGAAGAAGCAGCGCCTGTCGGTCTATCTCGAACCCGAGGTGATGAAGGCGCTTGCGGCTTATGCGGCCCGGCGCGATCAGTCGCGCTCGCTGATCGCGGAGGCGGCGATCGCATCCTTCCTGTCGCCGGACGCCGCCGAACGGCACGAGGCGGCAACGACCAAACGCCTCGACCAGCTCGACCGTCGCATGACGCGCATGGAGCGTGACGTCGGCATCTCGATCGAGATGCTCGCCGTCTTCGTGCGGTTTTGGCTGACCACCAATCCGCCGCTGCCCGAACCGGCGCAGGCTGCCGCCCGGGCCCAGGCCGGGGAACGTTACGATGCCTTCGTTGCAGCGCTCGGCCGCAGACTCGCCAAGGGTCCGAAGCTCCGGCAGGAGATTTCCGAGGACATCGATCCCGCGCGCGACGCGCAATAA
- a CDS encoding conjugal transfer protein TraG, with protein sequence MSATKILWGQILTVFAIVLLTTWAATEWTAYRLGFQPQLGPPWFTLGDWAIYYPWSFFPWWYFYDAYAPPIFVEGAYIAASGGFISIAVAIGMSVWRAREAKNAETFGSARWAHEGEVRGAGLLGEDGVVLGKYDRAYLRHDGPEHVLCFAPTRSGKGVGLVVPSLLTWPGSAIVHDIKGENWTLTAGFRARHGRVLLFDPTNAKSAAYNPLLEVRRGEWEVRDVQNIADILVDPEGSLEKRNHWEKTSHALLVGAILHVLYAEEDKTLAGVAAFLSDPKRPIESTLAAMMKTAHLGESGPHPVIASAARELLNKSDNERSGVLSTAMSFLGLYRDPVVAEVTCRCDWRIADIVGAKQPTSLYLVVPPSDIARTKPLIRLILNQIGRRLTEDLKAKGNRHRLLLMLDEFPALGRLDFFESALAFMAGYGLKAFLIAQSLNQIEKAYGPNNSILDNCHVRVSFATNDERTAKRVSDALGTATEMRAMRNYAGHRLSPWLGHLMVSRSETARPLLTPGEIMQLPSADEIVMVAGTPPIRAKKARYYEDRRFNDRIMAPPAFTRPTQPGMDDWSRLPLPPRPASAVSPGVAVIEDGDEDPTGSERRRQPELERATPVEKKAPIENEFDGGFNDEADDDAARISRANQIMQGVARQVSLDPNDGMEL encoded by the coding sequence ATGTCCGCCACCAAGATCCTCTGGGGCCAGATCCTCACGGTCTTCGCGATTGTCCTGCTGACCACCTGGGCCGCCACGGAGTGGACAGCCTACCGGCTCGGCTTCCAGCCCCAGCTCGGACCGCCGTGGTTCACGCTCGGCGACTGGGCCATCTACTATCCGTGGTCCTTCTTTCCGTGGTGGTACTTCTACGACGCTTACGCCCCGCCGATCTTCGTCGAGGGCGCCTACATCGCCGCGTCCGGCGGCTTCATCTCGATCGCGGTCGCGATCGGCATGTCGGTGTGGCGGGCCCGGGAGGCGAAGAACGCCGAGACCTTCGGCTCGGCGCGTTGGGCACATGAAGGCGAGGTGCGCGGCGCCGGTCTGCTTGGCGAGGACGGCGTGGTGCTCGGCAAGTACGACCGCGCCTATCTCCGGCATGATGGGCCGGAGCATGTCCTGTGCTTCGCGCCGACCCGGTCCGGCAAGGGCGTCGGTTTGGTCGTGCCGTCGCTGCTGACCTGGCCGGGTTCGGCGATCGTCCACGATATCAAGGGCGAGAACTGGACACTGACCGCCGGGTTCCGCGCCCGCCATGGCCGGGTGCTGCTGTTCGACCCGACCAACGCGAAGTCGGCCGCCTACAACCCGTTGCTCGAGGTGCGCCGCGGCGAATGGGAGGTCCGCGACGTGCAGAACATCGCCGACATCCTGGTCGATCCGGAGGGCAGCCTCGAAAAACGGAACCATTGGGAGAAGACCAGCCACGCGCTCCTCGTGGGCGCGATCCTGCATGTCCTCTACGCCGAGGAGGACAAGACGCTCGCCGGTGTCGCCGCCTTCCTCTCCGATCCGAAGCGGCCGATCGAGTCCACCTTGGCGGCGATGATGAAGACCGCTCACCTTGGCGAAAGCGGTCCGCACCCGGTGATCGCGTCCGCCGCGCGCGAGCTGCTGAACAAGTCCGACAACGAACGATCCGGCGTGCTCTCCACCGCTATGTCATTCCTCGGCCTTTATCGCGACCCCGTCGTCGCCGAGGTGACGTGCCGCTGCGACTGGCGCATCGCCGACATCGTTGGCGCCAAGCAGCCGACCAGCCTTTACCTGGTCGTGCCGCCGTCGGACATTGCCCGGACCAAGCCGCTCATTCGCCTCATCCTCAACCAGATCGGCCGGCGTCTGACCGAGGATCTCAAGGCCAAGGGCAACCGGCATCGGCTGCTGCTGATGCTCGACGAGTTTCCGGCTCTCGGCCGACTCGACTTCTTCGAATCCGCGCTCGCCTTCATGGCTGGCTACGGGTTGAAGGCGTTCCTGATCGCGCAGTCCCTGAACCAGATCGAGAAGGCCTACGGGCCCAACAACTCAATCCTCGACAACTGCCACGTCCGCGTCAGCTTCGCGACCAACGACGAACGGACCGCTAAGCGCGTCTCCGACGCACTCGGGACCGCGACCGAGATGCGCGCCATGCGCAACTATGCCGGCCATCGTCTCTCGCCATGGCTCGGTCACCTGATGGTGTCGCGCTCGGAAACGGCGAGGCCGCTGCTCACGCCCGGCGAGATCATGCAGCTCCCGTCCGCCGACGAGATCGTCATGGTCGCGGGCACGCCGCCGATCCGCGCGAAGAAGGCGCGCTACTACGAGGATCGCCGCTTCAACGATCGGATCATGGCGCCGCCGGCGTTCACCAGGCCGACGCAGCCGGGAATGGACGATTGGAGCCGTCTACCACTTCCACCCCGGCCGGCGAGCGCGGTGTCGCCAGGAGTGGCTGTCATCGAGGATGGTGACGAAGATCCGACCGGATCGGAACGTCGCCGCCAGCCGGAGCTGGAACGCGCCACGCCGGTCGAGAAGAAGGCGCCGATCGAGAACGAGTTCGACGGCGGATTCAACGACGAGGCCGATGACGATGCTGCCCGGATCAGCCGCGCCAACCAGATCATGCAGGGCGTGGCGCGTCAGGTCTCGCTCGACCCGAACGACGGCATGGAGCTGTGA
- a CDS encoding relaxase/mobilization nuclease domain-containing protein — protein MTDERDFRIRPGRIRSTSAQRARPFIAQALAAAQRAGGSVSREGKIGSGARSRFGRGQRASIQANRLITARSRGAMIKARVVRHGGRTAPLSTHLDYLRRDGVTRDGEKARLFGPGSDDVGAKGFAERSADDRHHFRFIVSPDDALEMSDLKGFTRELVGQMEKDLGTRLEWVAVDHWNTEHPHVHLIVRGVRDDGENLVISRDYIKEGMRDRARDLITQELGPRTDQEIRKTLERQIDADRWTNLDRQLARDAYRTGVIDLAPHPDRQPDEFHALKVGRLRKLEGLGLADEISPGQWAISDKAEATLRELGERGDIIKRIHRGLTERGIERGAASYVLASESLNDPVIGRLVARGLDDELKGTAFAVVDGVDGRTHHIKLPDLDAAGDSAPGSIVELRKFDDARGQRRVAIAVRSDLDIERQVTATGATWLDRQNIAREPAALGGGFGAEVRDAMDRRAEHLVGQGLGERQKRGVSFQPGLVDTLRRRELEAVAEGIVAETGRPQVKPESGEYVTGTYQRRLNLASGRFAMIDDGLGFSLVPWTPSIEKQLGRHVSGVARGDGGVDWTFGRQRGLGV, from the coding sequence ATGACCGACGAGCGCGATTTCCGCATCCGGCCAGGCCGCATACGCTCGACAAGCGCGCAGCGGGCGCGGCCCTTCATCGCGCAGGCGCTGGCCGCCGCCCAGCGCGCCGGCGGAAGCGTCTCCCGGGAAGGCAAGATCGGGTCGGGCGCGCGGTCCCGGTTCGGGCGCGGTCAGCGCGCCTCTATCCAAGCGAACCGCCTCATCACCGCGCGCTCGCGCGGTGCGATGATCAAGGCGCGGGTCGTTCGCCATGGCGGGCGGACCGCGCCGCTCTCGACTCATCTCGATTATCTCCGCCGAGACGGCGTCACCCGCGACGGGGAGAAGGCCCGACTGTTCGGTCCGGGCAGCGACGACGTCGGTGCCAAAGGTTTCGCGGAGCGGTCCGCCGACGACCGCCACCATTTCCGTTTCATCGTCTCGCCCGACGACGCGCTGGAAATGTCGGACCTCAAAGGCTTCACCCGCGAGCTGGTCGGCCAGATGGAGAAGGATCTCGGCACGCGGCTCGAATGGGTGGCGGTCGATCACTGGAACACCGAGCATCCCCATGTCCATCTGATCGTGCGCGGCGTGCGCGATGACGGCGAGAACCTGGTCATCTCGCGCGACTACATAAAGGAGGGCATGCGGGATCGGGCGCGCGACCTGATCACCCAGGAGCTTGGGCCGCGCACCGACCAGGAGATCCGGAAGACGCTGGAGCGCCAGATCGACGCCGACCGCTGGACCAACCTCGATCGCCAGCTCGCCCGCGACGCCTATCGCACCGGCGTCATCGATCTCGCGCCGCATCCCGATCGGCAGCCCGACGAATTCCACGCGCTGAAGGTCGGGCGGCTGCGCAAGCTCGAAGGCCTCGGGCTCGCCGACGAGATCAGCCCGGGACAATGGGCGATCTCGGACAAGGCCGAGGCGACGCTGCGCGAGCTCGGCGAACGCGGCGACATCATCAAGCGCATCCACCGCGGCCTGACCGAGCGTGGCATCGAGCGCGGCGCGGCGAGCTATGTGCTGGCCTCCGAAAGCCTCAACGATCCAGTGATCGGTCGCCTGGTCGCCCGCGGCCTCGACGACGAACTGAAGGGCACGGCCTTCGCCGTCGTCGATGGTGTCGACGGCCGCACCCACCACATCAAGCTGCCCGACTTGGATGCGGCCGGCGACAGCGCGCCGGGTTCGATCGTCGAGCTTCGGAAATTCGATGACGCACGCGGCCAGCGCCGCGTGGCGATCGCGGTGCGCTCCGACCTCGACATCGAGCGGCAGGTTACCGCGACCGGCGCCACCTGGCTCGACCGTCAGAATATCGCCCGCGAGCCGGCGGCGCTCGGAGGCGGCTTCGGCGCCGAGGTGCGCGATGCCATGGACCGGCGGGCGGAGCATCTTGTTGGCCAGGGCCTCGGCGAACGCCAGAAGCGTGGCGTCAGCTTTCAGCCCGGCCTGGTCGACACGCTGCGGCGTCGCGAGCTGGAGGCGGTCGCCGAAGGCATCGTCGCCGAGACCGGCCGGCCGCAGGTCAAACCGGAATCCGGCGAGTATGTCACCGGCACCTACCAGCGCCGGCTGAATCTCGCGAGCGGCCGCTTCGCCATGATCGACGATGGGCTCGGCTTCAGCCTCGTGCCCTGGACGCCATCAATCGAGAAGCAGCTCGGCCGTCATGTCTCCGGCGTCGCCCGGGGCGATGGCGGCGTCGACTGGACCTTCGGCCGCCAGCGGGGGCTCGGCGTTTGA
- a CDS encoding lytic transglycosylase domain-containing protein, with translation MLLLLLSGLPLAASPISPARAQTVAPAPTEASPQVAAFVSEASQRFGIPVAWIRALTRVESANDVRAVSPKGAIGLMQIMPDTWAYLRARYRLGSDPFDPRDNIIAGTAYMRELYDRYGAPGFLAAYNAGPGRYDDYLSNGRALPAETRAYVAQLAPLVGGEASPAIVTIAAADPLAWTRSPLFIGASDREPGASPVHADEQTRDSDTAASPRDTSADASPTGGLFVSRREPAGPR, from the coding sequence CTGCTCCTCCTTCTCCTTTCCGGCCTGCCGCTCGCCGCGTCGCCGATATCGCCGGCGCGGGCTCAAACCGTGGCGCCGGCCCCGACCGAGGCGAGCCCTCAGGTCGCCGCCTTCGTGAGCGAGGCCTCGCAGCGGTTCGGCATTCCGGTCGCTTGGATTCGCGCGCTCACGCGTGTCGAAAGCGCCAACGACGTGCGCGCCGTCTCGCCCAAGGGTGCGATAGGCCTGATGCAGATCATGCCAGACACCTGGGCCTATCTGCGCGCCCGCTATCGGCTCGGTAGCGATCCGTTCGATCCCCGTGACAATATCATCGCTGGCACGGCCTATATGCGCGAACTCTACGATCGCTACGGCGCGCCGGGCTTTCTCGCGGCCTACAATGCGGGGCCCGGGCGGTACGACGACTACCTCTCGAACGGCCGCGCGTTGCCGGCAGAAACACGCGCCTATGTCGCCCAGCTCGCGCCCCTTGTCGGCGGCGAAGCGTCTCCGGCCATCGTCACCATTGCCGCTGCGGACCCGCTGGCCTGGACGCGCTCGCCGCTCTTCATCGGCGCATCGGATCGCGAGCCGGGCGCAAGTCCGGTGCACGCGGACGAACAGACCCGTGACAGCGACACTGCGGCTTCACCGCGCGATACTTCTGCCGATGCGAGCCCGACCGGCGGCCTGTTCGTCTCCCGTCGGGAGCCTGCAGGCCCGCGATGA
- a CDS encoding DUF736 domain-containing protein, protein MTQIGQFIRTQSGYSGRLTALGIDAELTFIPAEASEAENAPDYRVLLGGDDGIEIGAGWNHVGERAGDYVSVQLDSPLFPRPLRANLFRAGDDNGTWGLHWSRPAKPRTNTRDSEG, encoded by the coding sequence ATGACCCAGATCGGCCAATTCATCCGCACCCAGTCCGGCTATTCCGGGCGGCTCACCGCGCTCGGCATCGACGCTGAACTCACCTTCATTCCGGCCGAGGCGTCGGAGGCCGAGAACGCTCCAGACTACCGCGTCCTGCTCGGCGGGGACGACGGCATCGAGATCGGCGCCGGCTGGAACCATGTCGGCGAACGTGCCGGCGACTATGTCTCCGTGCAGCTCGACAGCCCGCTGTTCCCGCGTCCGCTGCGCGCCAATCTCTTCCGCGCCGGCGACGACAACGGCACCTGGGGTCTGCACTGGTCGCGGCCCGCCAAGCCGCGCACCAACACGCGCGACAGCGAGGGTTGA
- a CDS encoding S26 family signal peptidase, with protein MSRFGYVIVTYVLTMGMATAAFVDFPTKVIWNASASTPIGLYSIAPADRFKVTDLVAVRAPEPLAAFMVERGYIGRGVPLMKRVAGVAGQEVCRRDHAITVDGVPMGDALDRDHLGRSLPIWQGCRRIADGELFLMNWSVRDSLDGRYFGPLPTSDVIGRATPLWTDEQSDGRYVWRAPTR; from the coding sequence ATGAGCCGCTTCGGCTACGTCATCGTCACCTACGTCCTGACCATGGGCATGGCGACCGCCGCCTTCGTCGATTTTCCCACAAAGGTAATCTGGAACGCGTCGGCCAGCACACCGATCGGGCTCTACAGCATCGCGCCGGCCGACCGTTTCAAGGTCACCGATCTCGTCGCCGTGCGTGCGCCCGAACCACTCGCCGCCTTCATGGTCGAGCGCGGCTACATCGGCCGTGGCGTTCCCTTGATGAAGCGGGTCGCGGGCGTTGCCGGCCAAGAGGTCTGCCGCCGCGATCACGCCATCACCGTCGACGGCGTGCCGATGGGCGATGCGCTCGACCGCGATCATCTCGGCCGCTCGTTGCCGATCTGGCAGGGCTGCCGCCGCATCGCCGACGGCGAACTTTTCCTTATGAACTGGTCGGTCCGCGACAGCCTGGACGGTCGCTATTTCGGGCCCTTGCCGACCAGCGACGTGATCGGCCGGGCGACGCCGCTCTGGACCGATGAGCAAAGCGACGGCCGCTACGTCTGGCGCGCGCCGACCCGCTGA
- a CDS encoding DUF2840 domain-containing protein, whose amino-acid sequence MTGAAAIHARGEPRPAAPPPHDLTEVELTWIEKRVENWIRFGREVGEQILDRRRRVLRFAPDSVFGFVRWAANDYGTIASHFDVLRTVRAGEPQQTVPFVRPGGDILLKVEGWPKVERVLQMIDAIEAIGIDPGDVSPDHWRHVHNRMTAGEQPRSYTAQHHKAFLLRRRAGS is encoded by the coding sequence ATGACCGGCGCCGCCGCCATCCATGCGCGTGGCGAGCCGAGACCGGCCGCGCCGCCGCCCCACGACCTGACCGAGGTCGAGCTCACCTGGATCGAAAAGCGCGTCGAGAACTGGATCAGGTTCGGCCGCGAGGTCGGCGAACAGATCCTCGACCGCCGTCGGCGCGTGCTGCGGTTTGCGCCCGACAGCGTCTTCGGCTTCGTGCGCTGGGCCGCGAACGACTACGGGACCATCGCCTCGCATTTCGACGTGCTGCGCACCGTCCGCGCCGGCGAGCCGCAGCAGACCGTGCCGTTCGTGCGCCCCGGCGGCGACATCCTGCTCAAGGTCGAGGGCTGGCCGAAGGTCGAGCGCGTGCTGCAGATGATCGACGCGATCGAAGCGATCGGCATCGATCCCGGCGACGTCTCGCCCGATCATTGGCGGCACGTCCACAACAGGATGACCGCCGGCGAGCAGCCGCGGTCTTACACGGCCCAGCACCACAAGGCCTTCCTCCTGCGTCGGAGGGCCGGATCATGA
- a CDS encoding ribbon-helix-helix protein — MTATPPKRGFATRPGDAETWIRAANAPAPRAPDAAIYTARLTIDVTPDQRARIKIAAFQRGVTVADMLRELLAREFPDSTGDAT; from the coding sequence ATGACCGCGACGCCTCCGAAGCGCGGCTTCGCCACCCGGCCGGGCGACGCGGAGACCTGGATCAGGGCCGCCAACGCGCCTGCCCCGCGTGCACCCGACGCCGCAATCTACACCGCTCGGCTGACGATCGACGTCACGCCGGACCAGCGAGCCCGGATCAAGATCGCTGCCTTCCAGCGCGGCGTCACCGTTGCCGACATGCTGCGCGAGCTGCTCGCGCGCGAATTCCCCGACAGCACTGGAGACGCGACATGA